CTCGCCGTCGGGCGCGTGTATCCCGTCCGTAGAAACCCCGTATCCGCATATGATATTCGTCCCGCCGGCGACTATGCCTACCGCTATCGCCGAGCAGGCCTCGAGGTCATTCTGTGCCGTCTTGATGTGCGGCATGACCGCAGCGTCCGCGATGGTTCGGAGGTGCGCCATATCGATGGCGAACGAGGGGTAGAACGCCAAAAACATCATAATCTTTTTCATCGACACACCTCGAAGAGCAGCACTTTCCAGAAGTGAAATAAAAACACGAAAGCACCGCGCGCTGGTCTTTCAGGTTTTCGAACGCTTCCCCATGAGCCGTTCACGGAAGACATGGAACGCGAGACCGAGGTAGCGGAATACACGGAACACGCGGTACGGCCGCGCGATGATATCGGAGAGCCATTCGAGCTTTCTATCCACCGCCCAATCCGGCGAGGGCTTTATCCTGCCGCTGTATCGATTGAGGCCTTCTTCGCAGCCGGCATAGTACACGAGGCGCAGCTCGTCCTTATGCTCATTGATGAAGAGAACGTCCTTCGGGAAACGAAGAAAGGTGAGGAAGAACGTCGCATCCGATTTCCGTATACCCTCGCGCACCTTCTCTTCCCATCCATTGGGTATCTTCTCGCGATATGAACCGACGATGTTCAGCGAAGGGAAAAGCCGCTTTACGCCGCGCTGGAGCGCGATGAGATGCTCTTCATCGGCGCCGAAGATGAAGAATGACAATCCTTTCTTATCGGCGAACGAGAATATCTTGTTGAGGAGCACGTTCTCCGGAACGATGGGAACGTACTGCCGGTAGAGGAAGCGCAATGCCCAGGCCACGAACCTGTCGGAGGGCAGGACGAGATATGCATTATTGACGATATCCCTGAGCGCCTTGTTCTTTTTCTTCCGGAGCATGAGGAGCTTGCGCGTATTAAGCGGTACGATGAGGTTCCCGCGCATGCCGATGCCTTCCGCGATGACCTCGGACAGTTCACGATCGGGGATATCGACACGTACGCCGAATATCGTCTTCGACGTCATCAATTCGTCCCGCTCGGCGGTACGGTCTCGCTCACCGGGGTGCCGTCCTCACGGAGCATGCGGCATATCCCGGTAAAGGTGACGCCGTCGGCCATTTTGAGCTTATGGGTGGTGATATCGCCGTGCACCTCGGCGGTGGGCCCCAACTCGGCCTTATGCGAAGCATAGATATTCCCGTGGACAATGCCTTCTATCGCCACGACATCCGCCTTGATATCCGCATTGATGACAGCACCCTTCCCGATGTGGATGAACCCGCCGCAGGTTATCGTCCCTTCGAATTTCCCTTCTATCTTCATGGACGTATGAAGGCTGATATCGCCCTTCAAGGCGACATCGGGGCGGACGACGGTCGCTATCTCAAGATTGCGAATGTCGCGCAATAATGTCCGTATTTCTTTTGGATCGCTCATCTATGGTATGGGGTTGTATCCGTTGCTTGCTTTCTGCCTCAAGTGTACCATGCACGGCGTTTTATTTCAACATGATCTTTTCCGCGAGGGAATACATCACAGCCACCGCAGCCCGAAGACGGCGGCGGTCGGACACCGATAAGAGCGCTATTTTCGCCTTGATATGCGCATGCACCTTCGCGCGGACACGAAGTGCCGTCGCCCTCCCTGCCGGCGTAAGCGTTATCGAAACCGCCCGACGGTCAATATGGCTCCTCGTCTTGCGGACATAGCCGAAACGTATAAAGCGATTGACAAGGGGCGTGAGCGCCCCCTTCTCTATGGATAAATGATTGGCAAGCGCCGTGGCGGTCATTGCCTCCGTACGGAGCAGGGCGAACAGTGCCCGCCGCTCGGTACGCTTCAACCGCTTCCCCGTGACCGACTCCTCGAAGTCGCCGAGCATACGCCGCATGAGGAGCGGCTGCCCATGGAACAGATGCTGGATGAAATCGGACGATGCCGCCCGCCCGTGGCTTGCATTTAGTAACATTTATTACTATAATACCCCTACTGCCGTTCTTGTCAAGGCGCGGCGGACATCTTTCCTGAGGAATCGCGCGTGAAACCCTTGTTCCTGCTCATCTGCGCTCCACTCGCGTTCGCCGCGGAGGCACGTACCCTCGCCGAATGTTTCGCTTCCGCCCGGACCAATGACGCCGTGCTCATCCAGCGAGAAACGCTCACCCAGACCGAAGAGCGCGCGGCGCAGGCGTTCGGCGCATTTTTCCCTACGGTCGCCGCTTCGGGGTCGATACTGCTCCGCAACAATATCGCCCACGACGGGCTTGCCAACAGTTCGTACGGCAATGCCGATGCGCAGGGCATCAAACTGAGCGTTACGCAGCCGATATTCCGCGGTTTCCGATATATCGCAGCCCTCGATGCGGCGAACAATAATCTCGCTGCGGAAAAAGAGAACCGCGACTGGCTTTTCCTCGCGCTCTATGCCGATACCGCCGCCGTCTTCTACAGCGTGCTCGCGCTCGAGAACGACCGTGAGCTCCTCAGTAAGCAGGATGCAGCGTATAATGACCGCATCAATGACCTCAAGCGGCGCGTCGCCATCGGCCGTTCGCGCCCGACGGAAGTGCTTACCGTTGAGGCGGCCCGCGCGCAGCTCTCAGCCGTCCTTGAAGCGGTGTCCGCACAGTGCGAAAGCGCACGCGATGTCTTTTCATTCCTCACAAAGCTCGATCGCGCGACGACCCTCTCCGATGCTGCGGAGCTTGACCTCACGCTCGACAACGAGCTCGCATATCGTTCGCTTGCAGCGAAGCGCCCGGATGTGCGCGCACTGCAGAAGAAATGGGATGCAGCAAAAGCGAACACCGCCATTGCCCGCGCGGCGCTCTTCCCGAGCGTCGACGTCGGCGTGAACGCCTATGCGAACCGCGGCGGCACGGCATCGGGGTCTTCTGCCGATGTCGCATGGGACGTACAGCTCACCTTCTCCTATGCCCTTGACACCGCGGGTGTCTTCCTTTCGAAGATGCGCGAAATAGAATCGCTCGAACGGCAGGCATCCCTCGTCTATGCGCAGGCGCTTCGGGCGGCCGAACGCGACATCACATCCCTCCATCACGTGGCGGCTGCGGATATCGCGCAGCTCGCCGCGCTGACCAAGGCATCGGAACTCGCCGAGCGCAATTACCGCGAGACGTTGAACGATTATAATTACAGCCTGGTAAAGATACAGGATGTCCTTACGGCGCTCATATCGTACCAGGATACGAAGCGGACGCTTGACCGCATGCGCTTCACCGCAAAAAGCGATCTGATCAAGCTCGAATCGATAAGCACACGACTCATCGACCGCATACGCGGCAATTAGGCGGCACCCCATGACATTATCCGATCTTTCCATCAAGCGCCCCGTATTCGCGTGGATGCTCATGTTCGCGCTCATCGTCTTCGGCGGCATTGCGTTCGTTCGCATGGGCGTGAGCAAGCTCCCCGACGTCGATGCCCCCATCATATCCGTCTCCTTCTCCATGGCCGGCGCATCGCCCGAGATAATGGAGACCGATGTCGTCGATATCGCCGAGAGCGCGTTCATGACGATACCCGGCGTGAAGCTCATCACCTCAAGCACGCGGTACGGCGGCGCGCGTGTCACCATCGAATTCGAGATGGGGCGAGACATGAGCGTGGCGCAGCAGGACGTACAGGGGAAACTCCTGCAGGTGCAGCGGCGGCTGCCCAAGGACCTCGACCCGGCATCCATCACCAAAACGAACCCCGAAGATCAGCCCATCATGTTCCTCACGCTCGAAAGCGAGACGATAGCACGCAAGGACCTCATGTCCTATGTGCGCGATGTGCTGCGCGATCAATTCACCAAGATCGCCGGTGTCGGCGACGTGACGACGGGCGGATACATCGACCCCAATCTCCGCGTGTGGATAGATGACGCGGCCCTGCGCAGATATGATCTTTCGGTCGTGGATATCATCAACACGGTCGCCAATGAGCACTCGGAAGCGCCCGCCGGCTATGTGCAGTCCGGCGCGAAGGAATTCAATGTCCGTACGCTCGGCGAAGCCTCGACGGTCGACGAATTCAAGCGGCTCACGATAAGCACTCGCGGCGGTCAGCCGAACTATCTGCCGATCAAGGTGGGGCAGGTCGCCGATGTCCTGGAAGGCACCGCCGATATTCGGAGCATAAGCCGCGCCATGGGGCGCAACGCAGTAAGCCTCGGCATCATCAAGCAGCGCGGGGTGAACGAGGTCGATGTCGCGAAGTCCGTGCGCAAAAAAGTGAAAGAGCTCGGGAAAATGATGCCCGCCGGCATGCAGATAGCGGTCAATTTCGACTCGAGCCAATACACCGAACGCGCGCTCGATGACATGCGCTTTACGCTCATCCTTGCGATAATACTCACCGCGCTCGTCTGCTGGGTGTTCCTCGGATCGTTCTCATCCACGTTCAACGTCCTTCTCGCGATACCCACCTCCGTCGTCGGCACGTTCATATTCCTGTACTTCTCCGGCTTCACGCTCAATACATTCACCCTCCTTGCCTTAAGCCTCGTCATCGGCATCGTCGTCGACGACGCCATCATGATGATGGAAAATATCATACGGCATCGCGAACACGGGATGGGGAAAGTGGATGCCGCCGTCGTCGGGGCACGTGAGATAACCTTCCCTGCCATCGCCACCAGTATCGCCATCCTCGCCATATTCCTCCCGGTCGTGTTCATGCAGGGCGTCATCGGACGTTTCTTCTTCCAGTTCGGCGTAACCGTCGGCATCGCCGTCATGCTCTCGCTCCTCGAGGCGATCA
This is a stretch of genomic DNA from Spirochaetota bacterium. It encodes these proteins:
- a CDS encoding WecB/TagA/CpsF family glycosyltransferase, giving the protein MTSKTIFGVRVDIPDRELSEVIAEGIGMRGNLIVPLNTRKLLMLRKKKNKALRDIVNNAYLVLPSDRFVAWALRFLYRQYVPIVPENVLLNKIFSFADKKGLSFFIFGADEEHLIALQRGVKRLFPSLNIVGSYREKIPNGWEEKVREGIRKSDATFFLTFLRFPKDVLFINEHKDELRLVYYAGCEEGLNRYSGRIKPSPDWAVDRKLEWLSDIIARPYRVFRVFRYLGLAFHVFRERLMGKRSKT
- a CDS encoding polymer-forming cytoskeletal protein, yielding MRDIRNLEIATVVRPDVALKGDISLHTSMKIEGKFEGTITCGGFIHIGKGAVINADIKADVVAIEGIVHGNIYASHKAELGPTAEVHGDITTHKLKMADGVTFTGICRMLREDGTPVSETVPPSGTN
- a CDS encoding MarR family transcriptional regulator, which translates into the protein MLLNASHGRAASSDFIQHLFHGQPLLMRRMLGDFEESVTGKRLKRTERRALFALLRTEAMTATALANHLSIEKGALTPLVNRFIRFGYVRKTRSHIDRRAVSITLTPAGRATALRVRAKVHAHIKAKIALLSVSDRRRLRAAVAVMYSLAEKIMLK
- a CDS encoding TolC family protein, with protein sequence MKPLFLLICAPLAFAAEARTLAECFASARTNDAVLIQRETLTQTEERAAQAFGAFFPTVAASGSILLRNNIAHDGLANSSYGNADAQGIKLSVTQPIFRGFRYIAALDAANNNLAAEKENRDWLFLALYADTAAVFYSVLALENDRELLSKQDAAYNDRINDLKRRVAIGRSRPTEVLTVEAARAQLSAVLEAVSAQCESARDVFSFLTKLDRATTLSDAAELDLTLDNELAYRSLAAKRPDVRALQKKWDAAKANTAIARAALFPSVDVGVNAYANRGGTASGSSADVAWDVQLTFSYALDTAGVFLSKMREIESLERQASLVYAQALRAAERDITSLHHVAAADIAQLAALTKASELAERNYRETLNDYNYSLVKIQDVLTALISYQDTKRTLDRMRFTAKSDLIKLESISTRLIDRIRGN